From the Streptomyces nigrescens genome, one window contains:
- a CDS encoding response regulator has translation MIRVAVVDDERLVRSGLRMILGTAPDIEMVADCSGAEAVDTVLSCAADVVLLDIRMPDVDGLTVLRRLRAAPEPPAVAMLTTFDAQEYLTAALREGAAGFLLKDSDPEQLVRAVRTLAEGGSVLDPGVTRAVIGGYLTAEDQASAARAVSGLTPRESEVLALLGEGLGNAQIADRMGLAPSTVKDHVRALLGKLGGINRIQAAIVADRAGLVAGTPRGAW, from the coding sequence GTGATCCGTGTCGCTGTGGTGGACGACGAACGGCTGGTCAGGTCGGGACTGCGGATGATTCTGGGGACCGCCCCGGACATCGAGATGGTCGCGGACTGCAGTGGCGCCGAGGCCGTGGACACCGTGCTGAGCTGTGCGGCCGACGTCGTACTGCTGGACATCCGCATGCCGGACGTGGACGGGCTGACCGTACTGCGCCGGCTGCGCGCCGCTCCGGAGCCGCCCGCGGTGGCGATGCTGACCACCTTCGACGCCCAGGAGTACCTGACGGCGGCGCTGCGCGAGGGCGCGGCCGGGTTCCTTCTCAAGGACTCCGATCCGGAGCAACTCGTACGGGCCGTACGGACGCTGGCGGAGGGCGGCAGCGTGCTCGACCCGGGCGTCACACGTGCGGTGATCGGGGGCTATCTGACCGCCGAGGACCAGGCGTCGGCGGCGCGCGCGGTGAGCGGGCTGACCCCGCGTGAGTCGGAGGTGCTCGCCCTGCTCGGTGAGGGCCTGGGCAACGCCCAGATAGCCGACCGGATGGGGCTCGCCCCCAGTACGGTCAAGGACCATGTACGCGCCCTGCTGGGCAAATTGGGCGGGATCAACCGTATCCAGGCGGCGATCGTCGCCGACCGTGCCGGCCTGGTCGCGGGCACCCCCCGGGGGGCGTGGTGA
- a CDS encoding sensor histidine kinase, whose product MVDRGEAKGRALARGALGRRLRALAPVVIPVLLAIADAMLVNGLELDLEVGVSMLAAAALMLRRRFPLLVFLFTLPGLYIGYIWFAPMIGLYTLAVRRPGRARLGLCAVLLITAHFFPYPLSDFVLTDYRENTQVLIDASVTSAAPIALGLLVRTRQELASRIEDLTRSRRREHRLLADRVKTTERARLAREMHDVVAHQVSLISLQAGAVQVSTEDAAARAGATSIRELSVRTLEELRHMVGVLRADGGEAAEADGLAPQPDLEELPRLIEMSALDVTYEGGVVAGASGTKTVERAAFRTVQEALTNIRKHAPGARVRVRVDPVDPGDAVDSVRGGGSGRAGSSARGEGAGGAGRAEGCRAAHGLRVEIRNGPPDATATVPALPGGGHGLVGLRERAQSLGGTLEARHTSDGGFVVRAEFPYGAG is encoded by the coding sequence GTGGTGGATCGCGGGGAGGCGAAGGGGCGGGCGCTGGCGCGCGGGGCGCTGGGGCGGCGGCTGCGCGCCCTCGCCCCGGTCGTGATCCCGGTGCTGCTGGCGATCGCCGACGCGATGCTGGTCAACGGCCTCGAACTCGACCTGGAGGTCGGCGTCTCGATGCTGGCCGCGGCGGCCCTGATGCTGCGCCGGCGCTTCCCGCTGCTGGTCTTCCTCTTCACGCTCCCCGGGCTCTACATCGGCTACATCTGGTTCGCGCCGATGATCGGGCTCTACACCCTGGCCGTCCGCCGGCCCGGCCGGGCGCGGCTCGGCCTGTGTGCGGTGCTGCTGATCACCGCGCACTTCTTCCCGTACCCGCTCTCCGACTTCGTGCTCACCGACTACCGCGAGAACACCCAGGTGCTGATAGACGCCAGCGTCACCTCGGCCGCGCCGATCGCCCTGGGCCTGCTGGTGCGCACCCGCCAGGAACTCGCCTCCCGTATTGAGGATCTGACCCGTAGCCGGCGCCGTGAGCACCGGCTGCTCGCCGACCGGGTCAAAACCACCGAACGCGCCCGGCTGGCCCGTGAGATGCATGACGTGGTGGCCCATCAGGTCAGCCTGATCAGCCTGCAGGCGGGCGCGGTGCAGGTCAGTACGGAGGACGCGGCGGCGCGCGCGGGTGCCACTTCGATCCGGGAGCTGTCCGTGCGGACCCTGGAGGAGCTGCGCCACATGGTGGGCGTACTACGGGCGGACGGCGGCGAGGCGGCGGAGGCGGACGGCCTGGCTCCGCAGCCCGACTTGGAGGAGTTGCCGCGGCTGATCGAGATGAGCGCGCTGGATGTGACGTACGAGGGCGGTGTGGTGGCCGGCGCGAGCGGCACGAAGACGGTGGAGCGGGCGGCCTTCCGTACGGTCCAGGAGGCGCTCACCAACATCCGTAAGCACGCGCCGGGGGCACGGGTCCGGGTGCGGGTGGATCCGGTGGATCCGGGGGACGCGGTGGACTCGGTGCGGGGCGGGGGTTCCGGACGGGCGGGGAGTTCCGCACGGGGCGAGGGTGCCGGAGGGGCCGGACGGGCCGAGGGGTGCCGTGCGGCGCACGGGCTGCGGGTGGAGATACGCAACGGGCCGCCGGACGCGACGGCGACGGTCCCCGCGCTTCCCGGGGGCGGCCACGGGCTGGTGGGGCTGCGCGAGCGCGCCCAGAGCCTCGGCGGGACGCTGGAGGCGCGTCACACCTCCGACGGCGGCTTCGTCGTACGGGCGGAGTTTCCGTACGGAGCGGGGTGA
- a CDS encoding STAS domain-containing protein: MSLKVAEDEQGPWAVLQVSGEMDLVTSPAVRQHVHDAVADGRRSLVLDLSEVRFCDSSGVGVLIAARRLMRSCQGRLRLILPAQGAVDGSHVNRVLAALGVRRLFEVYPDLHTAVDEAAAPLSA; the protein is encoded by the coding sequence GTGTCGTTGAAGGTGGCAGAGGACGAACAGGGCCCATGGGCCGTACTCCAGGTGTCCGGGGAGATGGACCTGGTCACGTCGCCTGCGGTGCGTCAGCATGTGCACGACGCGGTGGCGGACGGCCGGAGATCGCTCGTACTCGACCTCTCCGAGGTGCGGTTCTGCGATTCCAGCGGTGTCGGTGTGCTGATCGCCGCCCGCCGTCTGATGCGCTCCTGTCAGGGGCGGCTGCGGCTGATCCTCCCCGCGCAGGGTGCCGTGGACGGCTCGCACGTCAACCGTGTGCTCGCCGCGCTGGGTGTCCGCCGGCTCTTCGAGGTCTACCCGGACCTGCACACCGCCGTCGACGAGGCCGCCGCACCGCTCTCCGCCTGA
- a CDS encoding RNA polymerase sigma factor, with translation MGHDAPPRWDRRMQQRLAHGEAAALGELYDRFASLVHSLAHRVLDDEDAADRLTREVFTYIWEHPDSYDPKQGPLRSWIAGVTRHQAVQRLRQTEAASARDCGDGAPAPAEIEQKIREASTAARADYIVTSMPAPLRAALELAYFQRRDYRQTAADLGVTEDEARRRLRLGLQLLSTAHHHQALPPGHRASYSARAPRSSPAAPHAPRGPLPPHTQHTGPGTSAPPGPGHGRSR, from the coding sequence ATGGGACACGACGCGCCACCGCGCTGGGACAGGCGGATGCAACAGCGGCTCGCCCACGGCGAGGCCGCTGCGCTGGGCGAGCTCTACGACCGCTTCGCCTCGCTCGTGCACAGCCTCGCCCACCGTGTCCTGGACGACGAGGACGCCGCCGACCGCCTGACCCGCGAGGTGTTCACCTACATCTGGGAACACCCGGATTCCTACGACCCCAAGCAGGGCCCGCTGCGCTCCTGGATCGCCGGTGTCACCCGCCACCAGGCCGTCCAGCGGCTGCGCCAGACCGAGGCGGCCTCGGCACGCGACTGCGGAGACGGTGCCCCGGCGCCCGCCGAGATAGAGCAGAAGATCCGCGAGGCCTCCACCGCCGCCCGCGCCGACTACATCGTCACGTCCATGCCCGCGCCCCTGCGGGCCGCACTGGAGCTGGCGTACTTCCAGCGCCGGGACTACCGCCAGACCGCCGCCGACCTCGGCGTCACGGAGGACGAGGCCCGGCGCCGGCTCCGCCTGGGCCTCCAGCTGCTCTCCACCGCCCATCACCACCAGGCCCTGCCACCCGGCCACCGCGCCTCGTACTCCGCACGCGCCCCGCGCTCCTCCCCCGCCGCGCCGCACGCTCCCCGCGGCCCGCTCCCGCCGCACACCCAGCACACCGGCCCGGGAACCTCCGCACCGCCCGGTCCGGGCCATGGACGGTCGCGGTGA
- a CDS encoding zf-HC2 domain-containing protein, whose amino-acid sequence MKGPDEWDGRELPGSPGERPRIPSPRSAAEDHGPLPDTPPVPVADPVTDPFGTLPDAGPGSEPPAAPLPVPDPDPAPPHRILKSLLGAWALSACSAEETAAVEAHLTDCASCADEALRLRDAVGLLHPADSLDLDPLLRSRVLEGCLGRRPARIPVPDWASPYDAETAKLDALLRDMGEAEWRAPVRLRWFEGERPVERETTVAGVMGHLMAVDGLVATALGLTDPLGTAAPPGTPDPLIRTETFWRAADERENPLAIHAPWRDQSYALMRQVSFAGSKVAELAVPYGDFRLALRDSFLDRAFECWVHAGDIAEAVDYPYVPPAAGHLHQMVDLAARLLPSALADRRRAGLAAPPQRLVEAGAPGRTLHLEVEGNGGGHWYIALDSPAALGTPDRTVAHIALDSAEFCQLAAGHISPEEAAAGQNGERDAIRDVLFATASLSRL is encoded by the coding sequence GTGAAGGGCCCGGACGAATGGGACGGCCGCGAGCTGCCCGGCAGCCCCGGTGAGCGGCCGCGGATACCCTCCCCGCGCTCCGCGGCCGAGGACCACGGCCCCCTTCCGGACACCCCGCCGGTGCCCGTCGCCGACCCGGTGACCGACCCCTTCGGCACCCTTCCGGACGCCGGGCCCGGGTCCGAGCCGCCCGCCGCGCCCCTGCCCGTCCCCGACCCGGATCCGGCCCCGCCGCACCGGATCCTCAAGTCGCTGCTCGGTGCCTGGGCGCTGTCGGCCTGCTCCGCCGAGGAGACGGCCGCCGTCGAGGCGCATCTGACCGACTGCGCCTCCTGTGCGGACGAGGCGCTGCGGCTGCGCGATGCCGTCGGGCTGTTGCATCCCGCCGACAGCCTCGACCTCGATCCGCTGCTGCGCTCCCGCGTCCTGGAGGGCTGTCTGGGCCGGCGGCCGGCCCGTATCCCGGTGCCCGACTGGGCGTCGCCGTACGACGCGGAGACCGCCAAACTCGATGCGCTGCTGCGTGACATGGGCGAGGCGGAGTGGCGCGCCCCGGTGCGGCTGCGCTGGTTCGAGGGCGAGCGCCCGGTCGAGCGGGAGACCACCGTCGCCGGTGTCATGGGGCATCTGATGGCGGTGGACGGCCTGGTCGCGACGGCGCTCGGGCTGACCGACCCGCTCGGCACCGCCGCCCCGCCCGGCACCCCGGACCCCCTCATCCGTACGGAAACGTTCTGGCGCGCGGCGGACGAGAGGGAGAATCCGCTCGCCATCCACGCACCGTGGCGCGACCAGAGCTACGCGCTGATGAGACAGGTGTCGTTCGCCGGCAGCAAGGTCGCCGAACTCGCCGTTCCGTACGGCGACTTCCGGCTCGCGCTGCGCGACTCGTTCCTGGACCGCGCCTTCGAATGCTGGGTGCATGCCGGCGATATCGCCGAGGCGGTGGACTACCCGTACGTTCCCCCGGCCGCCGGGCATCTCCACCAGATGGTCGACCTCGCCGCCCGGCTGCTGCCCAGTGCGCTGGCCGACCGCCGCCGGGCCGGGCTCGCCGCGCCGCCGCAGCGGCTGGTCGAGGCGGGCGCCCCGGGCCGTACGCTCCATCTGGAGGTCGAGGGCAACGGCGGTGGCCATTGGTACATAGCGCTGGACTCACCGGCCGCCCTGGGCACCCCGGACCGCACCGTCGCGCATATCGCCCTGGACAGCGCCGAGTTCTGCCAGCTTGCCGCCGGCCATATCTCCCCCGAGGAGGCCGCCGCCGGCCAGAACGGCGAACGCGACGCGATCCGCGATGTGCTGTTCGCGACCGCGTCGCTGTCCCGCCTCTAG
- the purU gene encoding formyltetrahydrofolate deformylase, translating into MSESQPTTQPGPHDQYVLTLSCPDKQGIVHAVSSYLFITGCNIEDSQQFGDHDTGLFFMRVHFSADTSVSVDKLRASFAAVGDSFGMDWQIHRADEKMRVILMVSKFGHCLNDLLFRSRIGALPVEIAAVVSNHTDFAELVGSYDIPFHHIPVTRDTKAEAEAQLLELVAAENVELVVLARYMQVLSDDLCKALSGRIINIHHSFLPSFKGAKPYHQAHARGVKLIGATAHYVTADLDEGPIIEQEVERVGHEVTPDQLVAIGRDVECQALARAVKWHSERRVLLNGSRTVVFA; encoded by the coding sequence ACCACCCAGCCCGGTCCGCACGATCAGTACGTCCTCACCCTGTCCTGCCCGGACAAGCAGGGCATCGTGCATGCCGTGTCCAGCTACCTCTTCATCACCGGCTGCAACATCGAGGACAGCCAGCAGTTCGGCGACCACGACACCGGGCTGTTCTTCATGCGGGTCCACTTCAGCGCGGACACCTCGGTGAGCGTCGACAAGCTGCGGGCCAGCTTCGCGGCGGTGGGCGACTCCTTCGGCATGGACTGGCAGATCCACCGGGCCGACGAGAAGATGCGGGTCATCCTGATGGTGTCCAAGTTCGGGCACTGCCTCAACGACCTGCTGTTCCGCTCCCGGATCGGCGCGCTGCCGGTGGAGATCGCGGCCGTGGTCTCCAACCACACGGACTTCGCCGAGCTGGTCGGCTCGTACGACATCCCCTTCCACCACATTCCGGTCACCCGCGACACCAAGGCCGAGGCCGAGGCGCAGCTGCTGGAGCTGGTGGCGGCGGAGAACGTCGAGCTGGTCGTCCTCGCCCGCTATATGCAGGTGCTCTCCGACGATCTGTGCAAGGCGCTGTCCGGCCGGATCATCAACATCCACCACTCCTTCCTCCCGAGCTTCAAGGGCGCCAAGCCGTACCACCAGGCGCACGCCCGCGGGGTGAAGCTCATCGGCGCCACCGCGCACTACGTCACCGCGGACCTCGACGAGGGCCCGATCATCGAGCAGGAGGTCGAGCGCGTCGGCCACGAGGTCACGCCGGACCAGCTCGTGGCGATCGGCCGGGACGTGGAGTGCCAGGCGCTGGCGCGGGCCGTGAAGTGGCACAGCGAGCGCCGGGTGCTGCTGAACGGCAGCCGGACGGTCGTCTTCGCGTAA